The Burkholderia ambifaria AMMD genome has a segment encoding these proteins:
- a CDS encoding crotonase/enoyl-CoA hydratase family protein, with translation MQLQSHPACRPFYEAGELTQLTAFYEEGRNIMWMMLRSEPRPCFNQQLVTDIIHLARVARDSGLPFDFWVTGSLVPELFNVGGDLSFFVDAIRSGRRDQLMAYARSCIDGVYEIYTGFGTGAISIAMIEGSALGGGFEAALAHHYMLAQKGAKLGFPEIAFNLFPGMGGYSLVARKADRGLAESLISSGEAHAAEWYEDRGLVDQTFDAGDAYLATRTFIDVTKPKLNGIRAMLRARDRVFQITRSELMDITEEWVHAAFTIEPKDLAYMERLVMLQNRRVSKLRTV, from the coding sequence ATGCAACTCCAATCTCATCCGGCGTGCCGTCCGTTTTACGAAGCAGGTGAACTCACGCAACTCACCGCGTTCTACGAAGAAGGCCGCAACATCATGTGGATGATGCTGCGATCGGAGCCGCGACCGTGCTTCAACCAGCAACTCGTCACCGACATCATCCATCTCGCGCGCGTCGCACGCGACTCCGGCCTGCCGTTCGACTTCTGGGTGACGGGTTCGCTCGTGCCCGAGCTGTTCAACGTCGGCGGCGACCTGAGCTTCTTCGTCGACGCGATCCGCAGCGGCCGCCGCGATCAGTTGATGGCCTATGCCCGCTCGTGCATCGATGGCGTGTACGAGATCTACACGGGCTTCGGCACCGGTGCGATCTCGATCGCGATGATCGAGGGCAGCGCGCTGGGCGGCGGCTTCGAGGCCGCCCTCGCGCACCACTACATGCTTGCGCAGAAGGGTGCGAAGCTCGGCTTTCCCGAGATCGCGTTCAACCTGTTCCCGGGCATGGGCGGCTATTCGCTGGTCGCGCGCAAGGCGGACCGCGGGCTCGCGGAATCGCTGATCTCGTCCGGCGAGGCGCATGCGGCCGAGTGGTACGAGGATCGCGGGCTGGTCGATCAGACGTTCGACGCGGGCGACGCGTATCTCGCGACGCGCACCTTCATCGACGTGACGAAGCCGAAGCTGAACGGCATCCGCGCGATGCTGCGCGCACGCGACCGCGTATTCCAGATCACGCGTTCCGAGCTGATGGACATCACCGAGGAATGGGTTCACGCGGCGTTCACGATCGAGCCGAAGGATCTCGCGTACATGGAACGTCTGGTGATGCTGCAGAACCGGCGCGTGTCGAAGCTGCGCACGGTGTGA
- a CDS encoding DUF1840 domain-containing protein — MMVTFRSSAAPDIVMLRDLAEYLLGLVGKGLDVRGVISTDELPGAIARLEQAIKDDVARESAHERSTQALRTELSPHARGLAQRAWPLLDMMRAAHKQGRHVMWSV; from the coding sequence ATGATGGTTACGTTTCGATCCTCCGCCGCCCCGGACATCGTGATGTTGCGCGATCTTGCAGAGTACCTGCTGGGGCTCGTCGGCAAGGGGCTCGACGTTCGCGGGGTGATTTCCACTGACGAATTGCCGGGCGCGATCGCGCGGCTCGAGCAGGCGATCAAAGATGATGTGGCGCGGGAAAGCGCGCACGAGCGTTCAACGCAGGCGCTGCGCACCGAACTGTCGCCGCATGCACGTGGGCTCGCGCAACGCGCGTGGCCGCTGCTGGACATGATGCGTGCGGCCCACAAACAGGGCCGTCACGTGATGTGGAGTGTGTAG
- the pdeR gene encoding cyclic di-GMP phosphodiesterase has protein sequence MDDENDSAVLEAHVGTRSPCWRLGSDSNALELAAVRGLTNVAVALTGEQAARIRALTGVTSHLVLDLALFGDTVTLHLVGRKVDTSNWAGTASAYSDTASVATDLSHGLAFAEQVVSEVNSLVVILDRNGMVQRFNRLCEEVTGKREVDVIGRSAFELFMSPEQGAQSRSNITGFFASNRSFAVERYINTVNGPRLFQFRNKFVQSGSGADEQYLICSGIDVTEERNAQQRLTELANTDMLTGLPNRHAISERIGAALAADRTDMRGQVGILFLDLDNFKRVNDHYGHITGDRLLQDVSTIISGCLPSGATLARLGGDEFLVLFEHGTRPLLEATSQIILERLRTPIHLGLMEIYTSCSIGIAMYPQHGDSLETLIRSADTAMYVAKEEGKHTYRVFSLEMNQKVAKYMWLDTNLRKALEEEQFVLHYQPVVDLASGDVRSVEALIRWQSPDRGLVAPIEFIHFAEESGLIAPLGRWVMRTAAAQAAAWKAKGLGVRVAVNVSARQLQDMNIVHQFASILASAGLKPSLVDIELTESSFIEDEETAHELMKEFRQLGAKIHLDDFGTGYSSLSQLSRLPLDSIKLDRSFITGIDRNPRSQALVRSVVSLAKALSFAVVAEGVETPGEAEFLKQVDVDHAQGFYFARPMPAQAFEGWLAETRKLRLIA, from the coding sequence ATGGATGACGAAAACGATAGCGCGGTGCTTGAAGCGCACGTCGGTACGCGCAGCCCCTGCTGGCGTCTCGGCAGCGACAGCAATGCGCTCGAGCTGGCGGCCGTCCGCGGCTTGACCAACGTCGCGGTGGCGCTGACCGGCGAGCAGGCCGCGCGAATTCGCGCGCTCACCGGTGTCACGTCGCACCTCGTGCTCGACCTTGCGCTGTTCGGCGACACGGTCACCCTCCATCTGGTCGGCCGCAAGGTCGACACGTCGAACTGGGCCGGCACGGCGTCCGCCTATTCCGATACCGCGTCGGTCGCGACCGACCTCTCGCACGGGCTCGCGTTCGCCGAGCAGGTCGTGTCCGAAGTGAATTCGCTCGTCGTGATCCTCGACCGCAACGGCATGGTGCAGCGCTTCAACCGCCTGTGCGAGGAAGTGACGGGCAAGCGCGAGGTCGACGTGATCGGCCGCAGCGCGTTCGAGCTGTTCATGAGCCCCGAGCAGGGCGCGCAGTCGCGCAGCAACATCACCGGCTTTTTCGCGAGCAACCGTTCGTTCGCGGTCGAGCGCTACATCAACACGGTCAACGGGCCGCGCCTGTTCCAGTTCCGCAACAAGTTCGTGCAGAGCGGCAGCGGCGCCGACGAGCAGTACCTGATCTGCTCGGGCATCGACGTCACCGAGGAGCGCAACGCGCAGCAGCGGCTCACCGAACTCGCGAACACCGACATGCTGACCGGCCTGCCGAACCGCCACGCGATCAGCGAGCGCATCGGCGCCGCGCTGGCCGCGGATCGCACCGACATGCGCGGCCAGGTCGGCATCCTGTTCCTCGATCTCGACAACTTCAAGCGCGTCAACGATCACTACGGGCACATCACCGGCGATCGCCTGCTGCAGGACGTGTCCACGATCATCAGCGGCTGCCTGCCGTCCGGTGCGACGCTCGCGCGGCTCGGCGGCGACGAATTCCTGGTGCTGTTCGAGCACGGCACGCGGCCGCTGCTCGAAGCGACCTCGCAGATCATCCTCGAACGGCTGCGCACGCCGATCCACCTCGGGCTGATGGAGATCTACACGAGCTGCTCGATCGGCATCGCGATGTATCCGCAGCACGGCGATTCGCTCGAAACGCTGATCCGCAGCGCCGACACCGCGATGTACGTCGCGAAGGAAGAGGGCAAGCATACGTACCGCGTGTTCTCGCTGGAGATGAACCAGAAGGTCGCGAAGTACATGTGGCTCGACACGAACCTGCGCAAGGCGCTCGAGGAAGAGCAGTTCGTGCTGCACTACCAGCCGGTCGTCGACCTCGCGAGCGGCGACGTGCGCAGCGTCGAGGCGCTGATCCGCTGGCAGTCGCCCGATCGCGGGCTCGTCGCGCCGATCGAGTTCATCCACTTCGCCGAGGAGTCGGGGCTGATCGCGCCGCTCGGACGCTGGGTGATGCGCACCGCGGCAGCGCAGGCCGCCGCATGGAAGGCGAAGGGGCTCGGCGTGCGGGTCGCGGTGAACGTGTCCGCGCGGCAACTGCAGGACATGAACATCGTCCATCAGTTCGCATCGATTCTCGCCAGCGCGGGGCTGAAGCCGAGCCTCGTCGACATCGAGCTGACGGAAAGCAGCTTCATCGAGGATGAGGAAACGGCGCACGAGCTGATGAAGGAATTCCGCCAGCTCGGCGCGAAGATTCACCTCGACGATTTCGGCACCGGCTATTCGTCGCTGTCGCAACTGTCGCGGCTGCCGCTCGATTCGATCAAGCTCGATCGCAGCTTCATCACGGGCATCGATCGCAATCCGCGCTCGCAGGCGCTGGTGCGCTCGGTCGTGTCGCTCGCGAAGGCGCTGAGTTTCGCGGTCGTCGCCGAAGGCGTCGAGACGCCGGGGGAGGCGGAATTCCTGAAGCAGGTCGACGTCGACCACGCGCAGGGTTTCTACTTCGCGCGGCCGATGCCGGCCCAGGCGTTCGAGGGCTGGCTCGCGGAAACGAGAAAGCTCAGGCTGATCGCCTGA